One genomic window of Nicotiana sylvestris chromosome 10, ASM39365v2, whole genome shotgun sequence includes the following:
- the LOC104243623 gene encoding putative pentatricopeptide repeat-containing protein At1g69350, mitochondrial: MPLFRACSNLRSLVQLHAHLIINGLHKDPLPSTKLIESYAQMGSLKTSRLVFYTYPNPDSFMWGVLIKCHVWYNCFQDSIFLYNNMVCHTKETNSFIYPSVLRAISAIGDLGIGRKVHGRILKCGFECDPIVETALLSMYGELGWTACARKVFDEMSVKDVVSWSSIVSSYVRNGQVREGLEIFGNLVKEGVEIDSVALLSAVEACGELGVWRLGKSVHGYILRNSIWGDGSLTNSLVAMYGKCGDTCSAELLFDNAVDNSTYTWTAMISCYNQNGFYKDALALFVKMHESDVEFNEVTLMAVLCSCARLGWLKEGKSIHGFILRNGLDCGNDLLGSALVDLYANCGKVSDCHKVFDTSQDRRIVSWNMLISGYVQEGLSENALTLFVDMLRKGILPDSYTLASVLSASGDIGFSEFGCQIHGHVIRTGFSTEEFVQNSMIDMYSKCGIVDCAFLIFKDAQERSVVTWNSMMCGLTQNGFSREAINLFDEIYSNSSEIDEVTFLAAIQACSAIGWLEKGKWLHHKSIIFGVSQDMYVDTALTDMYAKCGDLRMAWRVFGNMSERSIISWSAMVGGYGMHGQIDDAISLFHEMVNSGIKPNDIILTNILSACSHAGYLDEGKYFFNMMINLSIEPKPEHFACLVDLLSRAGDIDKAYEVITSMPLPADVSVWGALVSGCRIHKRMDIIKMIQQRLENMQTDDTGYYTLLSNIYAEGGEWNESRTVRSKMQSLGLRKVGGYSMIEVEKRIHTGKANDTISKREISSL; this comes from the coding sequence ATGCCACTGTTCAGAGCATGCTCAAACTTGAGATCATTAGTACAACTCCATGCACATCTCATTATCAATGGTCTCCACAAAGACCCACTTCCTTCCACTAAGCTTATTGAGTCCTATGCCCAAATGGGTTCCCTTAAAACTTCAAGACTCGTTTTTTACACATACCCAAATCCAGATTCTTTCATGTGGGGTGTCTTAATTAAGTGCCATGTTTGGTATAACTGTTTTCAAGATTCCATTTTTCTTTATAACAACATGGTTTGTCACACTAAGGAAACAAATAGTTTTATTTACCCTTCTGTGTTGAGGGCTATTTCTGCAATTGGTGATTTGGGTATTGGCCGAAAAGTTCATGGAAGGATTTTGAAATGTGGGTTTGAGTGTGATCCTATAGTTGAGACTGCATTATTGAGTATGTATGGTGAACTTGGGTGGACAGCTTGTGCGCGCAAAGTGTTTGATGAAATGTCTGTGAAAGATGTTGTTTCTTGGAGTTCGATTGTTTCGAGCTATGTAAGGAATGGGCAAGTTCGGGAAGGGTTGGAGATATTTGGAAATTTGGTTAAGGAAGGGGTTGAGATTGATTCTGTGGCTTTGCTTAGTGCTGTTGAGGCTTGTGGTGAGTTGGGTGTATGGCGACTTGGGAAATCTGTTCATGGTTATATATTGAGAAACAGTATTTGGGGTGATGGGTCTTTGACGAACTCgcttgttgcaatgtatggaaAATGTGGCGATACGTGTAGTGCAGAATTGCTTTTTGACAATGCTGTTGATAATAGTACTTATACTTGGACAGCTATGATCTCCTGCTATAATCAAAATGGTTTCTATAAGGATGCGTTAGCGTTGTTTGTTAAGATGCATGAGTCTGATGTGGAGTTCAATGAAGTTACTCTTATGGCTGTTTTATGTTCTTGTGCTAGGTTAGGTTGGCTAAAGGAAGGGAAGTCGATACATGGATTTATACTTAGAAATGGTTTAGATTGTGGCAATGATCTTCTAGGCTCAGCCTTGGTTGACTTGTATGCGAACTGTGGCAAGGTAAGCGATTGCCACAAGGTATTTGATACATCCCAAGACAGACGTATTGTGTCGTGGAATATGCTCATATCAGGTTATGTACAGGAAGGATTGTCTGAGAATGCATTGACACTTTTTGTGGATATGTTAAGAAAAGGAATACTGCCGGACTCGTATACTCTGGCAAGTGTTCTCTCAGCTTCTGGAGATATTGGGTTTTCCGAATTTGGGTGTCAAATTCATGGCCACGTTATTAGGACTGGCTTTTCAACTGAGGAGTTTGTCCAGAATTCCATGATTGACATGTACAGTAAATGTGGAATTGTGGATTGTGCATTCTTGATATTCAAGGACGCACAAGAAAGAAGTGTTGTGACTTGGAATTCAATGATGTGTGGGCTTACACAAAATGGTTTCTCTCGTGAAGCTATCAATCTCTTTGATGAGATATACTCAAACTCGAGTGAAATAGATGAAGTGACCTTCTTGGCTGCAATTCAAGCATGCTCGGCTATAGGATGGCTGGAGAAGGGAAAATGGCTTCACCACAAGTCAATCATCTTTGGCGTGAGTCAGGATATGTATGTCGATACTGCTCTGACGGACATGTATGCTAAATGTGGAGACCTCCGGATGGCTTGGAGAGTTTTCGGCAATATGTCGGAAAGGAGCATAATATCTTGGAGTGCCATGGTAGGTGGTTATGGAATGCACGGTCAAATCGATGATGCCATCTCACTCTTCCATGAAATGGTAAATAGTGGAATAAAACCAAATGACATCATTTTAACAAATATTCTGTCTGCTTGCAGTCATGCTGGCTATCTGGATGAAGGGAAATATTTCTTCAATATGATGATTAACTTGAGCATTGAACCAAAACCTGAACATTTTGCATGTCTAGTTGATCTTCTGAGTCGAGCTGGTGATATAGATAAAGCCTATGAAGTCATCACTTCGATGCCATTGCCTGCAGATGTTAGCGTTTGGGGTGCCCTAGTAAGTGGATGTCGAATTCACAAGAGAATGGATATTATCAAGATGATTCAACAAAGGCTTGAAAACATGCAGACAGATGATACTGGATACTATACCTTATTATCCAACATATATGCAGAAGGGGGAGAATGGAATGAATCTAGGACGGTGAGGTCAAAGATGCAAAGTTTAGGTTTGAGAAAGGTCGGTGGATATAGTATGATCGAAGTTGAGAAAAGAATACATACTGGTAAAGCAAATGACACAATCTCAAAAAGGGAAATCTCCAGCTTATGA
- the LOC104243624 gene encoding clp protease adapter protein ClpF, chloroplastic encodes MVQSMSMSTLATSRYCGACGSTYLRSHFGQIKETATGFGERFVWNDRRKSLSFSTHFDMLKPRNLRAQAGWLFKGGDQASEASCERSENANEDILMFFFQLDLATRVQYALNVEQYEIAQQLREKLTEVETEVLKQQESRRGSASKSEAQDMAISILRLRADLQNAVQSENYDLAAKLRDEISKLEAESLTASIRAQAYVNAQYAFRLGQKVRHKNFGYRGVICGMDPICCESSSWMETAQVDKLSRGPDQPFYQVLVDVHTDPNLLVAYVPEESLVAPSEPDKDRFDHPYTSFLFFGMDAAGDFIPIKQLREKYNRPRHEVPYDPEDEKSGEGS; translated from the exons ATGGTGCAGAGTATGTCAATGAGCACTCTTGCTACTTCTAGATATTGCGGAGCTTGTGGTTCCACCTACCTGAGGAGTCATTTTGGACAGATAAAAGAAACCGCAACTGGTTTTGGGGAAAGATTTGTGTGGAATGATCGTCGGAAAAGCTTGTCTTTTTCTACCCACTTTGATATGCTAAAGCCGAGAAATTTGAGAGCGCAAGCTGGATGGTTGTTTAAAGGGGGCGATCAAGCCTCAGAAGCAAGTTGTGAGCGCAGCGAGAATGCCAATGAAGATATCTTGATGTTCTTTTTCCAGCTGGACTTGGCTACACGTGTGCAG TATGCCTTGAACGTGGAGCAGTATGAAATTGCACAACAACTAAGAGAGAAGCTCACTGAG GTGGAAACAGAGGTTCTGAAGCAGCAGGAATCCCGAAGGGGATCAGCCTCAAAGAGTGAAGCTCAAGATATGGCCATAAGCATCTTGCGTCTACG TGCAGACCTGCAGAATGCAGTTCAGAGTGAAAACTATGATTTGGCGGCTAAATTACGAGACGAAATTTCCAAACTAGAGGCAGAGTCTCTAACTGCATCAATAAGAGCTCAAGCATACGTAAATGCTCAATATGCATTTCGATTAGGCCAGAAAGTGAGGCACAAGAATTTTG gatatcgtggtGTAATATGTGGGATGGACCCAATATGTTGTGAATCAAGTTCATGGATGGAAACTGCTCAAGTTGATAAGTTGAGCCGTGGTCCTGATCAGCCATTTTATCAG GTGCTGGTGGATGTACATACAGATCCCAATCTGTTAGTTGCATATG TTCCTGAGGAAAGTTTAGTGGCCCCCAGCGAACCAGATAAG GATAGATTTGATCATCCCTACacctcattcttattttttgggATGGATGCTGCTGGAGATTTCATACCAATCAAGCAGCTGCGCGAGAAATACAACAGGCCTCGACATGAGGTGCCATATGATCCAGAGGACGAGAAGAGTGGAGAAGGATCCTAG